One genomic window of Gemmatimonadales bacterium includes the following:
- a CDS encoding enoyl-CoA hydratase/isomerase family protein gives MSQDSVLLERRGAVARVTLNRPDVLNSFDNPMFERFLAVLDEVRADRSLRALYLTGAGRGFCAGQDISGGVPEGPYGAHLEKHWNPVARGLRTLDIPVVVAVNGVAAGAGANVALAADFVIAAEEASFIQAFVNIGLVPDTAGTWTLPRRVGYARAAALLMLGDKLPAKQAADWGLILKAVPLASLEAEAWGLAERLAAMPTLAVGLTKRLLDASATNTLEQQLALEAEYQTIAGNSADHAEGVAAFREKRKPAFGGK, from the coding sequence ATGAGCCAGGACTCCGTCCTCCTCGAGCGACGCGGCGCGGTCGCCCGCGTGACTCTCAACCGACCGGACGTTCTCAACAGCTTCGACAACCCGATGTTCGAGCGATTCCTGGCCGTCCTCGACGAAGTCCGGGCCGACCGCTCGCTTCGGGCTCTGTACCTGACTGGTGCGGGGCGCGGTTTCTGCGCCGGCCAGGATATCAGCGGCGGCGTGCCCGAGGGTCCCTATGGAGCCCACCTCGAGAAGCACTGGAACCCGGTCGCGCGCGGGCTCCGGACACTCGATATCCCGGTCGTAGTCGCGGTGAACGGGGTAGCCGCTGGTGCCGGCGCCAACGTGGCCCTCGCGGCCGACTTCGTGATCGCGGCCGAGGAGGCTTCGTTCATCCAGGCGTTCGTGAACATCGGCCTGGTACCCGATACCGCCGGCACCTGGACCCTGCCCCGTCGAGTCGGTTACGCCCGCGCCGCGGCCCTCCTGATGCTGGGCGACAAGCTGCCCGCCAAGCAGGCCGCCGACTGGGGTCTGATCCTCAAAGCGGTTCCGCTTGCCAGTCTGGAGGCCGAGGCCTGGGGTCTGGCAGAGCGTCTGGCCGCCATGCCGACCCTCGCGGTCGGGCTCACCAAGCGGCTGCTCGACGCCTCGGCGACCAACACGCTGGAGCAGCAGCTGGCGCTCGAGGCAGAGTATCAGACTATCGCAGGCAACAGCGCCGACCATGCCGAGGGTGTGGCCGCGTTCCGCGAGAAGCGGAAGCCCGCGTTCGGAGGCAAGTAG
- a CDS encoding redoxin family protein, which produces MSIPPDATAPDWQVSQWFNTPIALDLAALRGKVVVVHAFQMLCPGCVSHGIPQAERIHRIFSNEGVAVIGLHTVFEHHAAMQPVSLQAFLHEYRITHPVGVDLPVPGQPIPATMQRYRMQGTPTLILIDRAGRLRLQHFGRLDDLVAGAEIMRLAAEAPGS; this is translated from the coding sequence GTGTCGATTCCGCCTGACGCAACCGCGCCAGACTGGCAGGTGAGCCAGTGGTTCAACACGCCGATCGCGCTCGACCTTGCCGCCCTCCGCGGCAAGGTCGTCGTGGTGCATGCCTTCCAAATGCTCTGTCCGGGATGCGTCAGTCACGGCATTCCACAGGCCGAGCGGATCCACCGAATTTTTTCCAACGAAGGCGTGGCAGTGATCGGCCTCCACACAGTCTTCGAGCATCACGCGGCCATGCAGCCGGTGTCGCTGCAGGCCTTTCTTCACGAGTACCGCATCACGCACCCCGTCGGGGTCGACCTGCCCGTGCCTGGCCAGCCGATACCCGCGACCATGCAGCGGTACAGAATGCAGGGCACGCCAACCCTGATCCTGATCGATCGCGCCGGCCGGCTGCGATTGCAGCATTTCGGGCGGCTCGACGATCTGGTGGCGGGCGCTGAGATCATGCGCCTGGCGGCGGAAGCGCCGGGGAGCTAG
- a CDS encoding Uma2 family endonuclease, which yields MGMPDLVSLWTRDNVLGLPDDGNRYELVDGELVVTPSPSGRHQLAVWTLYDLIKAYVREHGIGRAGTAPADLDLRAGQLLQPDLFVGAAIEGRAPVEWNEWGVPLLVAEVLSPSTARHDRVTKRRLYQRSGVPAYWIVDFDARLVEVWTPADRKPAIVDDMLTWHADPSIPPLLIDLPAYFREVWPDT from the coding sequence ATGGGCATGCCCGATCTGGTCAGCCTGTGGACCCGGGACAACGTCTTGGGCCTCCCCGACGACGGCAACCGCTACGAGCTGGTCGACGGCGAACTGGTCGTGACCCCGAGCCCAAGCGGTCGTCACCAGCTCGCCGTCTGGACGCTCTACGACCTGATCAAGGCCTACGTTCGAGAACACGGCATCGGCCGCGCCGGCACCGCTCCGGCCGACTTGGACCTGCGCGCCGGCCAGCTGCTCCAGCCCGACCTGTTCGTCGGCGCGGCGATCGAAGGCCGCGCCCCGGTCGAGTGGAACGAGTGGGGCGTGCCGCTCCTGGTGGCGGAGGTGCTCTCTCCGAGCACGGCTCGGCACGACCGGGTCACCAAGCGGCGGCTGTATCAGCGATCCGGCGTGCCCGCCTACTGGATCGTCGACTTCGACGCCCGCCTGGTCGAGGTCTGGACGCCCGCCGATCGCAAACCCGCCATCGTCGACGATATGCTCACCTGGCACGCCGATCCTTCGATTCCGCCGTTACTGATCGACCTGCCGGCGTACTTCCGCGAGGTTTGGCCCGACACCTGA
- a CDS encoding amidohydrolase family protein yields the protein MIRSLASVLALATVFGLGTLDAQDRPRAFRGAHIIPIAGPEIPNGVLVVQGGRITAVGAAGSVTIPSGAEVIDATGKVIMPGLVDTHSHLGGGDGGDRSSSIHPDVRIIDAMNAQDPGFQRARAGGLTTVNVMPGSGLLSSGQTAYIKLKQGRIITDLLYCNDVLKEICGGLKMANGTNPRGTPPAPGTRAKAAAMVRAKFIAAQEYRAKIRAAGTDSTKLPRRDLELETLSEVLDGRRMVHFHTHRHDDILTVLRLKQEFGFRVVLQHVSEGWKVAKEIAEAKVASSVIMIDAPGGKLEAVGLSLRTPFAIDSAGGLVGFHTDDGITDSRFFLRSGGLAVRAGMSRAKALHALTLAGAVMMDLDKRIGSLERGKDADFIILSGDPLSVYTHVEQTWVLGEKVFDLSDPKDRVFAYGGRGSSSEGIFLHHDEDHD from the coding sequence ATGATCCGATCCCTTGCAAGCGTGCTGGCTCTCGCGACCGTGTTCGGTCTCGGGACGCTCGACGCCCAGGACCGCCCCAGAGCATTCCGAGGCGCCCACATCATTCCCATTGCCGGTCCGGAGATTCCGAACGGCGTCCTGGTCGTCCAGGGCGGCCGAATCACGGCGGTCGGCGCGGCCGGCTCGGTGACCATTCCGTCCGGCGCGGAGGTCATCGACGCGACCGGCAAAGTGATCATGCCCGGCCTGGTCGACACGCATTCGCACCTCGGTGGTGGTGACGGCGGCGATCGCTCGTCGAGCATCCATCCCGACGTGCGGATCATCGACGCCATGAACGCGCAGGATCCCGGCTTCCAGCGAGCTCGGGCGGGCGGGCTGACCACCGTCAACGTGATGCCCGGCTCCGGACTCCTCTCGAGCGGACAAACGGCCTACATCAAGCTCAAGCAGGGCCGGATCATCACCGACCTGCTCTACTGCAACGACGTGCTGAAGGAGATCTGCGGCGGCCTCAAGATGGCCAACGGCACCAACCCCCGCGGCACTCCGCCCGCGCCTGGCACCCGCGCCAAGGCCGCTGCGATGGTACGGGCGAAGTTCATCGCTGCGCAGGAGTATCGGGCCAAAATCCGCGCCGCCGGCACCGATTCGACCAAGCTGCCGCGGCGCGACCTCGAGCTCGAAACCCTGAGCGAAGTGCTCGACGGACGCCGGATGGTGCACTTCCACACCCATCGGCATGACGACATCCTGACGGTGCTGCGCCTGAAGCAGGAGTTCGGCTTCCGGGTCGTGCTGCAGCACGTCAGCGAGGGCTGGAAGGTTGCCAAGGAAATCGCCGAGGCGAAGGTTGCGTCGTCGGTGATCATGATCGACGCGCCGGGCGGCAAGCTCGAAGCCGTCGGCCTGAGCCTCCGGACCCCGTTTGCGATCGACAGTGCCGGCGGCCTGGTGGGCTTCCATACCGACGACGGCATCACCGATTCGCGCTTCTTCCTGCGCTCGGGCGGGCTCGCCGTCCGCGCCGGGATGTCGCGCGCCAAGGCGCTCCATGCGCTGACGCTGGCGGGCGCCGTGATGATGGACCTCGACAAGCGGATCGGTAGCCTCGAACGGGGCAAGGATGCGGATTTCATCATCCTGTCCGGCGACCCGCTGTCGGTCTACACGCATGTGGAGCAGACCTGGGTCCTGGGCGAAAAGGTGTTTGACCTGTCCGACCCCAAGGATCGCGTCTTTGCCTATGGCGGCCGTGGTTCCAGTTCCGAGGGAATCTTCCTCCATCACGACGAGGACCACGACTGA
- a CDS encoding winged helix-turn-helix transcriptional regulator, which translates to MNGSSLLLERLGALIHQSTRDDAARHGLLPIHVQVLSYLARANRYSDIPIAIAEYFGLTRGTVSQSLAVLERKGLLEKQPDQRHGRRVQLTLTPAGRAVLEDSWAKDLEAELAATPMLAGQLEATLRGLLTGLQRRNGQRPFGICHQCAHYLREPGGSRCGLTREPLAEAQIDRLCREWKAPAAQTA; encoded by the coding sequence ATGAACGGCTCCTCGCTACTGCTTGAACGACTCGGCGCGTTGATCCACCAATCGACGCGCGACGATGCCGCCCGCCACGGTTTGTTGCCGATTCACGTCCAGGTTCTGAGCTACCTGGCGCGAGCCAATCGGTACAGCGACATCCCGATTGCCATCGCTGAGTACTTCGGGTTGACCCGCGGCACAGTGTCGCAGTCCCTGGCCGTGCTGGAGCGGAAAGGCCTGCTCGAGAAGCAACCCGATCAGCGCCACGGTCGCCGGGTGCAGCTCACGCTCACGCCGGCCGGCCGCGCCGTTCTGGAGGACAGCTGGGCCAAGGACCTGGAAGCGGAACTGGCGGCAACACCGATGCTGGCGGGGCAACTGGAGGCCACCCTCCGTGGCCTGCTGACCGGGTTGCAGCGACGGAATGGCCAGCGTCCGTTCGGTATTTGTCACCAATGCGCGCACTACCTGCGCGAACCGGGTGGCAGCCGATGCGGGTTGACTCGTGAGCCCCTGGCCGAGGCCCAGATCGACCGCCTTTGCCGGGAATGGAAGGCCCCAGCCGCGCAGACCGCGTGA
- the pcaF gene encoding 3-oxoadipyl-CoA thiolase, with product MSHAFVVDGVRTPIGSLGGALSPVRADDLAAHAIRSLVARHPGLDPAGIGDVILGCANQAGEDNRNVARMAGLLAGLPVSVAGETVNRLCASGLAAVANAARAIAVDEGDLYIAGGVEQMTRAPFVLGKAARPFARDIEMFDTSLGWRFINPRMKEAYGVDPMGGTAENLLETRSISREDQDKFALRSQQNAAAARARGRFAKEIVGVSIPAAGKGKEPILVEHDEFIRPDSTLEGLARLKPAFRTDGKGSVTAGNASGLNDGAAALLLASEAGAARAGLIPKARIVATAVAGVEPRIMGIGPVFAIRKLLARTELTLDQMDLIELNEAFAAQVLSCTRELGIADDDPRLNPNGGAIALGHPLGMSGARLVLTAVRELEERKLRYALVALCIGVGQGMAAILERV from the coding sequence ATGTCACATGCCTTTGTCGTAGACGGCGTTCGGACGCCGATCGGATCTCTTGGTGGTGCCCTGTCGCCGGTTCGGGCCGACGACCTCGCTGCTCACGCTATTCGGAGCCTGGTGGCCCGCCATCCCGGGCTCGACCCTGCCGGAATCGGCGATGTCATCCTGGGCTGCGCCAATCAGGCCGGCGAGGATAACCGCAACGTGGCCCGGATGGCCGGCCTCCTGGCCGGATTGCCGGTCTCGGTGGCGGGCGAAACGGTCAACCGACTCTGTGCCTCGGGGCTTGCGGCCGTGGCCAACGCTGCCCGCGCCATTGCCGTCGACGAGGGCGATCTGTACATCGCCGGTGGGGTGGAACAGATGACCCGGGCGCCCTTTGTCCTCGGCAAGGCGGCTCGGCCCTTTGCCCGGGATATCGAGATGTTCGACACCAGCCTCGGCTGGCGGTTCATCAATCCGAGGATGAAAGAGGCCTACGGGGTCGACCCGATGGGCGGAACCGCCGAGAACCTGCTCGAGACCCGGTCGATCAGCCGGGAGGATCAGGACAAGTTCGCGCTCCGGTCCCAGCAGAACGCGGCGGCGGCCCGGGCGCGCGGGCGTTTTGCCAAGGAAATCGTAGGCGTCTCGATTCCGGCGGCGGGCAAGGGCAAGGAGCCCATCCTGGTCGAGCACGACGAGTTCATCCGGCCAGACTCAACCTTGGAGGGGCTGGCCCGACTCAAGCCGGCGTTCCGCACCGACGGGAAGGGGTCGGTCACCGCCGGGAATGCGTCGGGGCTCAACGACGGCGCTGCGGCACTGCTGCTCGCTTCGGAAGCGGGCGCCGCCCGGGCCGGGTTGATTCCCAAAGCCAGGATCGTGGCCACGGCAGTGGCCGGGGTGGAGCCCCGGATCATGGGGATCGGGCCGGTCTTTGCGATTCGGAAGCTGCTGGCGCGGACCGAGCTGACGCTTGATCAGATGGATCTCATCGAGCTGAACGAGGCCTTTGCCGCGCAGGTGCTTTCGTGTACTCGCGAGCTGGGCATTGCCGACGACGATCCGCGCCTCAACCCCAATGGCGGCGCCATCGCGCTGGGCCACCCTCTGGGCATGTCGGGGGCGCGGTTGGTACTGACCGCGGTGCGTGAGCTGGAGGAGCGCAAGCTGCGCTATGCGCTGGTGGCCCTCTGCATCGGCGTTGGTCAGGGTATGGCGGCGATTCTCGAGCGGGTCTAG
- a CDS encoding TetR family transcriptional regulator: MTTTITRKEELLQAAGAMFSRRGYHGTTVRDLARELDVQGGSLYAHIESKEDLLWQIVDRIAARFQRSADAVADDPDPVSRLGRLIRSHLETVAAELSSATVFSNEWQCLSDTRRREIARRRDAYEAIFRRTIDQGVTEGVFRVADPKLAAIYVLSVLNWSYQWFKPAASLSIDEVADHFAALTFRALGADHAA; this comes from the coding sequence ATGACCACGACGATCACCCGTAAAGAAGAGTTATTGCAGGCTGCCGGCGCGATGTTCAGCCGCCGGGGTTACCACGGTACGACCGTGCGCGACCTCGCCCGCGAACTCGACGTCCAGGGTGGCAGCCTCTACGCCCATATCGAGTCCAAGGAAGACCTTCTCTGGCAGATCGTCGACCGAATCGCCGCCCGTTTCCAGCGGTCCGCCGACGCGGTTGCCGACGACCCGGATCCGGTGAGCCGGCTCGGCCGTCTGATCCGCAGCCATCTCGAAACCGTCGCAGCCGAGCTGTCTTCGGCGACCGTGTTCTCGAACGAATGGCAGTGTCTCTCCGACACTCGTCGTCGGGAGATAGCCCGCCGCCGTGATGCGTACGAAGCGATCTTCCGTCGTACCATCGACCAGGGTGTCACCGAGGGTGTTTTTCGGGTCGCCGACCCCAAGCTCGCCGCGATCTACGTGCTTTCGGTGCTCAACTGGAGCTACCAGTGGTTCAAACCGGCCGCCTCGCTGAGCATCGACGAGGTGGCCGACCATTTTGCCGCGCTCACCTTCCGGGCGCTCGGTGCGGATCACGCGGCCTGA
- a CDS encoding P1 family peptidase, producing the protein MLFLALRRVLPGLAAVLLLSTSAWAQPGVRARDLGVALPGTPGPLNAITDVAGVAVGHTTIIEGAGKLVRGQGPIRTGVTAILPRGQAGPDSTFASWYRLNGNGEMTGVAWLEESGILDTPVLITNTHSVGVARDAAIEWMLGHRPGFSFALPVVAETADGLLNDMNGFHVQRSHVLGALDAARPGPVAEGNVGGGTGMICHGFKAGIGTSSRVIQVAGGRYTLGVLTQCNYGARPRFRVDGVPVGEAIPNSEVGICLTVKPEATTRFAGGRFPECGPGGSTKPGLPGPLDDGAGSIIVVVATDAPLLPHQLQRLTRRVALAVGRMGGLGENSSGDIFLAFSTANRSIGRGDSVVALAMVPNALMNPLFEATVQATEESILNAMVAAETMVGADGVRVPELPHDRLREIMAAARRR; encoded by the coding sequence ATGCTGTTTCTCGCCCTCCGGCGTGTCCTGCCGGGTCTGGCTGCTGTACTGCTGCTGTCGACCTCCGCCTGGGCCCAGCCCGGGGTTCGCGCCCGCGATCTCGGCGTGGCGCTCCCGGGAACGCCGGGGCCGCTCAATGCCATCACCGATGTTGCGGGAGTTGCCGTCGGACACACCACTATCATCGAAGGCGCCGGCAAGCTGGTCCGCGGACAGGGCCCGATCCGCACCGGTGTCACGGCCATCCTGCCCCGAGGCCAGGCAGGCCCGGACAGCACCTTTGCCTCCTGGTATCGCCTCAACGGCAACGGCGAGATGACCGGCGTGGCGTGGCTCGAAGAGTCGGGCATCCTCGACACGCCAGTGCTGATCACCAACACCCACAGTGTCGGCGTGGCGCGGGACGCGGCCATCGAATGGATGCTGGGACACCGCCCCGGCTTCTCGTTCGCGCTGCCCGTGGTGGCCGAAACCGCCGACGGCCTGCTCAACGACATGAACGGCTTTCATGTGCAGCGGTCGCATGTGCTCGGTGCGCTCGACGCGGCGCGACCTGGACCGGTGGCCGAGGGGAATGTTGGCGGCGGCACGGGAATGATCTGTCACGGTTTCAAGGCCGGTATCGGCACCTCCTCACGGGTGATTCAGGTGGCCGGTGGTCGTTACACGCTCGGTGTGCTGACCCAGTGCAACTACGGCGCTCGGCCCCGGTTCCGGGTCGATGGCGTGCCGGTGGGTGAGGCGATTCCCAATTCGGAAGTCGGGATCTGCCTCACGGTGAAACCCGAGGCAACCACGAGGTTCGCAGGTGGCCGCTTTCCCGAGTGCGGACCTGGCGGCTCGACCAAGCCGGGACTGCCAGGGCCGCTCGATGACGGGGCGGGTTCGATCATCGTCGTGGTGGCAACCGACGCGCCGCTCCTGCCGCACCAGCTCCAGCGCCTGACTCGGCGGGTGGCGCTGGCGGTCGGGCGGATGGGCGGCCTCGGTGAGAACTCCTCAGGCGACATCTTCCTGGCTTTCTCGACCGCCAACCGTTCCATCGGCCGCGGCGATTCGGTGGTCGCTCTGGCAATGGTGCCGAACGCGCTGATGAACCCGCTCTTCGAGGCCACGGTGCAGGCAACGGAGGAGTCGATCCTGAACGCGATGGTCGCGGCGGAGACCATGGTAGGTGCGGACGGCGTGCGGGTGCCGGAATTGCCGCATGATCGGCTGCGGGAGATCATGGCGGCGGCTCGGCGTCGCTAA
- a CDS encoding amidohydrolase family protein, producing the protein MRTCLLGLATFGALSVGAPAAHAQVAVRGETVHTMAGAAISNGVVLIGRNGKIERVGPAGSVSIPSGYRTLTAKVVTPGLIDAHTVIGLAGYLNQPHDQDQLDRSNAIQPELRAFDAYNAEEALVEYVRDLGVTTIHTGHGPGALMSGQTMIVKTRGRNVSEALVDSVTMVAMTLGPEVGQNFAGRPGTRSKGMSLVRTELIRAQEYSRNRRGATADKPITRDLKLEILADLLEGKVKALITANRVSEILSALRLQKEFGFPLVLDGAAESYLVIEELKAAGVPVITHPTMARHGGTLQNATFETAKLLRDAGIPVALQSGFEGYVPKTRVVLFEAAIAARFGLSFQEALGTVTLGAARILGIDKRVGSLETGKDGDVVLFDGDPFEYNTRVCGVVIDGAVVSERCF; encoded by the coding sequence ATGCGTACCTGTCTTCTTGGCCTCGCCACATTCGGCGCCCTGAGCGTCGGTGCTCCTGCTGCGCACGCCCAGGTGGCCGTTCGCGGCGAAACCGTCCACACCATGGCCGGCGCCGCCATCAGCAATGGCGTGGTGCTGATCGGCCGCAACGGTAAGATCGAACGGGTCGGACCGGCCGGCAGCGTCTCGATCCCGAGCGGCTACCGTACCCTGACCGCCAAAGTCGTGACGCCGGGGCTGATCGATGCCCACACGGTGATCGGCCTGGCCGGCTATCTGAATCAGCCTCACGATCAGGACCAGCTCGATCGCAGCAACGCGATTCAGCCCGAGCTGCGCGCCTTCGACGCGTACAATGCCGAAGAAGCGCTGGTCGAGTATGTCCGTGATCTGGGCGTTACCACGATCCACACCGGTCACGGCCCCGGCGCGCTGATGAGCGGTCAGACGATGATCGTCAAAACCCGGGGTCGGAACGTCAGCGAGGCGCTGGTCGACTCGGTCACGATGGTTGCGATGACGTTGGGACCGGAGGTGGGTCAGAACTTCGCGGGCCGGCCGGGCACACGCAGCAAGGGCATGTCCCTGGTGCGCACCGAGCTGATCCGGGCGCAGGAGTACAGCCGCAACCGCCGCGGTGCCACGGCCGACAAGCCGATTACCCGCGACCTCAAGCTCGAGATCCTGGCCGACCTGCTGGAGGGCAAGGTCAAGGCGCTCATCACCGCCAACCGGGTCAGTGAGATTCTCTCGGCGCTCCGCCTCCAGAAGGAGTTCGGCTTCCCGCTGGTGCTCGATGGCGCCGCCGAGTCGTATCTGGTGATCGAAGAGCTCAAGGCGGCTGGCGTCCCGGTCATCACGCATCCGACCATGGCCCGGCACGGTGGCACTCTGCAGAACGCCACCTTCGAAACGGCCAAGCTGCTGCGGGATGCCGGCATTCCGGTTGCTCTGCAGAGCGGCTTCGAAGGCTATGTGCCGAAGACGCGGGTGGTGCTGTTCGAAGCGGCGATTGCCGCGCGCTTCGGGCTCTCGTTCCAGGAGGCCCTCGGCACGGTCACGCTCGGCGCGGCTCGGATCCTGGGCATCGACAAGCGGGTCGGATCGCTCGAGACCGGGAAGGACGGCGACGTGGTGCTCTTCGACGGCGATCCGTTCGAGTACAACACCCGCGTGTGCGGCGTGGTGATCGACGGCGCGGTGGTCAGCGAGCGCTGTTTCTAG
- a CDS encoding 3-hydroxybutyryl-CoA dehydrogenase, translating into MAVDRQTVVGVLGAGTMGSGIAQVAAAAGHRVILADVFAGAADKARIAHTKSIGREVEKGRLSADAAAALLGRIEYHTLAPGDFLPFGPAGLVIEAIVEDLEVKRATFRHLENVLTRDAVIGTNTSSLSVTAIAAGCDHPQRVIGIHFFNPAPVLPLVEIVPGVATDPAVTESTRALVDSWGKTTVLASDTPGFIVNRVARPFYGEALRIFEEGIADKATIDWAMRDAGHFKMGPFELMDLIGNDVNYAVSRSVFEAFGYDPRYRPFLTQKQLVDGGLLGRKTGRGHFDYRAGAINPEPTRDTDLAIAIFPRILAVLINAAIDALFWRVASRDDLDLAMTKGVNYPKGLLRWADNIGLDRVLERLDQLHAEYGEDRYRASPLLRRMVAEGRTFYE; encoded by the coding sequence ATGGCAGTCGATCGACAGACCGTGGTTGGTGTGCTGGGCGCCGGCACCATGGGAAGCGGCATTGCGCAGGTGGCCGCAGCAGCCGGCCATCGCGTCATCCTGGCCGACGTCTTTGCCGGTGCGGCCGACAAAGCCCGGATTGCGCACACCAAGTCCATCGGGCGTGAAGTCGAGAAGGGACGTCTCTCGGCCGATGCAGCCGCAGCGCTGCTGGGCCGAATCGAGTATCACACGCTGGCGCCGGGTGACTTCCTGCCGTTCGGGCCGGCGGGGCTCGTGATCGAGGCGATCGTGGAGGATCTCGAGGTCAAGCGCGCCACCTTCCGCCACTTGGAGAACGTCCTGACCCGCGATGCGGTGATCGGCACCAACACCTCGTCGCTGTCCGTGACCGCCATCGCGGCCGGGTGCGACCATCCGCAGCGGGTCATCGGGATTCACTTCTTCAACCCGGCGCCGGTGCTGCCGCTGGTCGAAATCGTGCCCGGCGTCGCAACTGATCCGGCGGTCACGGAGTCAACTCGGGCGCTGGTCGACAGCTGGGGCAAGACCACGGTGCTGGCGTCGGACACGCCAGGCTTCATCGTGAATCGAGTGGCCCGACCGTTCTACGGCGAGGCGCTCCGGATCTTCGAGGAAGGCATTGCCGACAAGGCGACGATCGACTGGGCCATGCGAGACGCCGGGCACTTCAAGATGGGCCCGTTCGAGTTGATGGACCTGATCGGCAACGACGTGAACTATGCCGTGTCTCGCTCGGTGTTCGAAGCCTTCGGGTATGACCCGCGGTATCGACCGTTTCTGACCCAGAAGCAGCTCGTCGACGGCGGATTGCTGGGCAGAAAAACCGGGCGAGGCCATTTCGACTACCGCGCGGGCGCCATCAACCCAGAACCGACCCGTGACACCGATCTCGCGATTGCCATCTTTCCACGAATCCTCGCGGTGTTGATCAACGCCGCAATCGACGCACTGTTCTGGCGCGTGGCCAGCCGCGACGATCTCGACCTGGCCATGACCAAGGGCGTCAATTATCCCAAGGGCCTGCTCCGCTGGGCCGATAACATCGGGCTCGACCGGGTGCTCGAGCGCTTGGACCAGCTCCACGCCGAATATGGCGAAGACCGCTATCGCGCGAGCCCGCTGCTTCGCCGCATGGTGGCCGAGGGTCGGACGTTTTACGAATGA